From the Argentina anserina chromosome 3, drPotAnse1.1, whole genome shotgun sequence genome, the window AGTCTCGCCCTCCAACTCAACCATCACAGGGGCATTCATGCTGCTCATCCAAAAAAATAGATTTTTACAAGGTCGGCCAAAAGTAATCAGCAAAATATCAGACTAATATGAGTCTAAAAAATACCTAATCTGCACAGCACGGGTACCCAAGATTCGAGCACGTTCATATTTGGTCATAAATTTTGATGTTTTGCGAGGTCGTTCCACCGGTACTTGTTCTTCCTTGTCATCAGTTTCAATGGCATCTCCAGGAATATCATCATTGTTATCCACATCCTCCTCCTCTGCACCTTCCTGACAATTGATATCCCATTCTTAGCAACATCCCTCACTAACCGACTTTTGttacaatatttaaataaaaggTAATAACTTCTTACTTCTATTTCTGGCTCCACAGGCTCATCCTCATATCTGTATAGAAAAATAATTCATTTGTCACTAATGGAGTTTCTTCAGTGTTAAACCTAGAAACACATGATATTGAACAACGATGCATAAATTTCGCAGTTAGACATATGAAGGagggtgtgtgtgtgtgtgtgtgtgtgtgagagagagagagagagagagagagagagagagacccaaTATCCATCTCATTGTAATCGTCATCAGCCATTGTATATTGCTCAACAAGCCTCTTTTCTGCTCAAAATATCACTCAGCTTCCTACAGTTCAACAAAAAATGACATCAGAACAAAACCAGttgacatgaaagaagcagcaAATGTGAACGCtaatcaaaataagtctctagGATCAACTGGTTGAAGAAGAGAAAGTGGTAGAAGTGTTTCACAATCAACTAAAGTGCAACACTTGAGTAATTCTCAAAGCAACATGTAGCTGCCCAATGGAATGTGTTAAATCGCCAAGAATGCACAAAGCAGaaaattaataagaaaaaaaaaaggacaaaaACAACTATAAAGCTCTATGCAATTTAGAACTTCTTGTagctaaaaaataataatcctAGACTGATAATAGTTGCACACATGAAAATTCCATGAGCTCTACGACACCAGGGAATTGATGCTGGACCTCATTCAAGGCATATAGCTAGAGCTGATAAATGTAAAGTGTCATACAGTAGTACTATAAAGCTATAAACAGGTCCCTGTGTTTGGTTCGCATATGGAAAAACACAGAAAACATAACAAGGATGATATACTGTTCAAACCTGCTTCACTGATAATTGTAGTTACCTAACTACTTTACTGAAATACAAACATCTTGCAAATAGAGTTTCACGGGAAATTGAGCTTCATTGCTAAGAAGCAATCGACAGGACTGAAATTTATGTTTTCGAATAGaatttaaaatcaaaatcacgaAACGCAAATAGGAAATTCAGTGATAATATTTGAGAATTGAAGGTTGAGATTGGACCCTGATTTGCGGTTTGACGGTTCAAGAGAAGAGGCGCAGGTGTCTTCGATGGTTCAAGAGAAGAGGAGGTACTGAATTAGCTGAATGAGGCGCGATACTACTCCCCCGTCTTTTTTACTAGGGTGGGTCGACGGAATCgaccaaaataaaataaaaaattaattataattcATGAAAAGAAAGGGTAAAatttgcgtacaaactagtatgtacgcgtgcgtccaaactctcgtttatttgcacactttgggaatataaatacatgattttaaccgttcaaaattttagtttattaTTAAAGATCATTttgtaaaagatcaacataaacaaaaatcatcttcatagtcgattgcatcaaataaattaacggttatggtgaaagttagtagtttcatgatcaaccgtcaatttgtttgatgcaatcgactatgaagacgatttttgtttatgttgatcttttacataaatgatctttagtaataaactaaacttttaaacggttaaaatcatatatttatattctcaaagtgtgcaaataaacgagagtttggacgcacgcatacatactagtttgtacgcaagttttttccgAAAAGAAATAGATAACTATAtgggaaaaacttgcgtacaaactagtatgtacgcgtgcgtccgaactttcatttatttgcacactttgggaatataaatacatgatttcaaCCGTTCAaaaatttagtttattactaaagatcatgtttgcaaaaaattgatgtaaacaaaaatcgtcttcatagtcgattgcatcaaacaaattgatggttgatcatgagactactaactttcacaataaaccgttcatttgtttgatgcaatcgacaaaacaaacgatttttgtttatgtagatattttatagaaatgatctttagtaataaactaaacttttgaacggttcaaatcatgtatttatattcccaaAGTATACAAATAAATGAAAGTTCGGAcacacgcgtacatactagtttgtacgcaagtttttccctAACTATATTATCCATGGAGGTATTTGGCACTGTATACCGACTCTAACTTCTCTATCTTAGCTCAGTACTACCGAAACTTCGGTAACTAACTTTTCTTAGTTCGGCTGGTAGGTGTTAATAGTTAGGGCTAGAGTGGCATTATTgtaactttttatttttattttatttttattgtactgcaaaaaaaattaatttcaaaCAGATTTATATTtagtaaatattatttttacaagtgttgtcaataaataaattatttagtaAATTCTTAACAAAATTGTTGTACATATGGTCAACGACTAAAAAGgatatgattttgttttaatatattaaaaatgaTTATAGATAAGGTagttatttgaaaatttataaaaaaaatattaacatTTATTGAGCTTTCAGTAAAAACAAATAGGGGTTTATTCTAAAAACTGTTGTGAGTAACCTataaattctataaaaaaaactaatttttcCAAAGTTACCAAacattataaattttaaaagtcgacttaaaaattgattttttttaaatgaagttGTACCAAACTAGGCTATAGTACGATTTGGTGTAACTTAAGTAGTTtgaatataattgtttttagAGATGTTCTTAATTTATGTTTAATATCTCTCGCAACACATCAACTCAAGTACTCAACACGCTGCAAGTCAAATCTATTGATTCGTTGGACCAAGAAAAATCTTCTCCCTCATTATCAAATACCTATGTTTTTGCAATTCCAATGTTAATATGATCTAAACTCAAAGACAAGATGAAATGTATGGGATTGAGCTGACATGGGCATTAGGAAAATTGAATTAGAAGCCGAGGAGATGATGATAGAGAACGAAATGGCACATAAATCATATAAAAAATCATTAATAATGACACTAATTTTCATTTATCACCTTGAGTTAATTATGGTTACAACTTCTCAATTAGTGACAGTTTTCTATTGAACATTAATATGACCAATCTAATGTTGGAGGTGAGCAAATTTGAATCTATTGTACTTAAAGTATTATCCACTGATTATAAAATCAAAGTGAGGGGGTACAAACTTATGTGTTCCACTCCTCTATTGACATGTGTTCCATAAATCCACGTCGGTAAAGCAAATGAAACAGACCGACGAAAACTGGTATCTCCGATAAACTTATCTTCCTtcagatataaaaaaaaagaggaaagttcaccaacagtccctgaGCTCATGTGGTAAGGACAGTTTGATCCCTGAACTTTAAAAAGGATCAAAGAGATCCCTGAACTCTTATTCTGATATCAATAAGGTACTTCTGTTAAAACTTTTGGAATATTCcgttaaaatattattttttctgttaattttgtcattttattaaaattttgacggagcatggtggacttaattcttaaaatttatttttctaagaAGTTTACTAATCTTTAAATCTACCCTCTATACTCAAAGGTAAACAGTTATTTTATCATCATAGCAATTATCATAGCTTATAGACTTAGGCTTTTAGCGTTTGCTAAACTGTCTTTAAAAAAActgcaacaagaaaaagaaaaatataaaaaactaaTAACAAATAGAAAGAACCTTTCAAGAAATACCAAAAATTATTGGGATATTATCTACAAAATACAGCGTAGAATCTACGCATCCCAAGAAAATATCGAAGTTCTTCAAGAAATTTTTGAAGAAGATCATAAACCTCTTCACATTTTGAGCATCGGTTAGATTCGCCCtagctggtatcagagcttgtttcgctcagaaacaagtgaagacCAGGCTTATGTCACAAAATTGGCTCATTTTatccaataaaaaagaagtcagacctaaaaattaccaGTGTTTTTGTACTGAAAAAGCTACTGATAAGTGGCAAGTGTGCTttcattcaaaacatattcaagaaaGTCAGTACTCCATAGAATACGTTTGTAGAATATTAAATATCCTATACGACGAACATATTCATCTCCAAAAGGAGATTGGAGTAGTAGATATTGATCCGTTAAGACCTAGCCTGATTGAATTTCTAGATTATCTATATAGAGAAAAAGGCAATAACAAAGTTGCAGAACAACTCGAAAGGTTTAATCTTCGATTAGATCAactcaaagaaataaattcccaactaacaaataacaaaatgacaaaattaacagaaaaagaatattttaacGAAATATTCCAAAAGTTTTAACAGAAGTACCTTATTGATATCAGAATA encodes:
- the LOC126786350 gene encoding DNA-directed RNA polymerases II and V subunit 6B-like, whose product is MADDDYNEMDIGYEDEPVEPEIEEGAEEEDVDNNDDIPGDAIETDDKEEQVPVERPRKTSKFMTKYERARILGTRAVQISMNAPVMVELEGETDPLEIAMKELRERKIPFTIRRYLPDGSYEDWGVDELIVEDSWKRQVGGN